In a single window of the Necator americanus strain Aroian chromosome X, whole genome shotgun sequence genome:
- a CDS encoding hypothetical protein (NECATOR_CHRX.G25516.T1) — MELLSDYAVGKNIAGCNDSSRQLSQVRRICRSFLYCGFLQIAPDDVVANVEIATVKKFKFSLRFFT; from the exons ATGGAGCTGCTATCTGACTATGCTGTAGGGAAGAATATAGCTGGCTGTAACGACTCTAGCAG GCAGCTTAGTCAGGTTCGGCGTATCTGCAGGAGCTTCTTGTATTGTGGCTTCTTGCAGATCGCTCCTGATGACGTTGTTGCCAACGTAGAGAT TGCCACAGTGAAGAAGTTTAAATTTAGCTTGAGATTCTTTACATGA
- a CDS encoding hypothetical protein (NECATOR_CHRX.G25513.T1) translates to MIERLDFTERKLLRRLLGYFWPRVCNNEDLHAEIDVVYRRMTRGRYYYLASSSEVAKANRLNFFGHILRRPSVRLVQRVLKSLSEYGVPTSGLILCKLAQKIEKVEQSCTQGRHISEKMRVIASGDEIGPPIKSSKLLEKLEELEEP, encoded by the exons ATGATAGAAAGGCTTGATTTCACGGAgaggaagctgcttagacggctgcttggctacttttggcctagagTATGCaacaatgaagatcttcacgcagaaattgatgtggtataccggcggatgacacgtggaagatattaCTATCTTGCATCATCATCGGAAGTGGCTAAAGCGAATCGTCTTAACTTTTTTGGTCacatattaaggagaccgtcagttcgccttgttcaacgagttctgaagagtttgtcgg aatatggagtACCGACGAGTGGATTGATTTTGTGCAAGCTCGctcagaagatcgagaaggttgagcAGAGCTGTACTCAAGGACGGCACATCTCAgagaagatgcgggtaatcgcgtcaggcgatgaaatcggtccgccgattaagtcaagtaagttaTTGGAGAAGTTGGAAGAACTTGAAGAACCATAA
- a CDS encoding hypothetical protein (NECATOR_CHRX.G25515.T1) has translation MVPICRVRRDQRLDEHQGGFGPPIVQAAGPLTDFATPAQSEAYQKESQERGKMKLHALLVYILQDTPLDDTSEVLSL, from the coding sequence atggtaccaatttgtcgagtTCGGAGGGATcaaaggcttgatgagcatCAGGGCGGATTCGGACctccgatcgtgcaggcagcgggacctctaaccgacttcGCTACACCTGCCCAAAGTGAAGCTTACCAAAAAGAATCACAAGAACGCGGCAAAATGAAACTTCACGCCTTATTAGTTTATATTTTGCAGGATACTCCACTTGATGACACCAGCGAAGTATTGTCACTTTAA
- a CDS encoding hypothetical protein (NECATOR_CHRX.G25514.T1), translating into MFLKWVMLLPFSLAAICPLEHHQVCNVIKKEHDHSAQNKHRCTCAITPLSADNIILSDLSLNVDDDAIVECRNTDGEAVA; encoded by the exons atgTTTCTCAAATGGGTCATGCTACTTCCGTTTTCCTTGGCAGCCATATGTCCCTTAGAGCACCACCAAGTCTGCAACGTAATCAAGAAAGAGCATGACCACAGTGCGCAAAACAAACATCGATGCACCTGTGCTATTACTCCCCTATCG GCAGATAATATCATTCTGTCGGACCTCTCACTTAATGTCGATGATGATGCCATTGTGGAATGTCGAAACACTGATGGAGAAGCTGTTGCGTAG
- a CDS encoding hypothetical protein (NECATOR_CHRX.G25517.T1) — protein sequence MADQEEDKEERAEHPRHTGELSASSTLPSMLMNDIPNSSSTLIEESMRLLGLKSSVPPTLSAEVLDPDPPLGPRNGLSSNYGQMGIPKAPPRFPRIDFDDRLDDLNDDKKQPWKKWQESVKKSYHKAKRSVEMTRDETQFLESILSRSRKSRADSPFRRLGTRSGFIPSVRSQDSLSMPSLADRSLFVSSSMSRVFAGGSGPYAAPAVSSSQGSESQYEKRARDVEAMLLKTSPLAPKLITAKEFRNALVPAAGTASDRDDYDFSRYCPKPYYSRPNRDDPDYFDFDLQHSVDLFKRPEGKYTPRGPQEWEQKLLHEVNAKGSVPVSGYMFTKGDPDWRTSGSSYLSAALRTPKFWEQRFENMGKQVRDSNPISIDSINRNRPVASRFTEYVDPDFEDYEDPRLDD from the exons ATGGCTGACCAGGAGGAGGACAAGGAGGAGAGAGCAGAGCACCCAAGGCATACTGGAGAGCTTTCTGCTTCTTCGACATTACCATCTATGCTAATG AATGACATACCAAACTCATCATCCACACTGATCGAAGAATCTATGCGACTTTTGGGATTGAAATCATCAGTACCACCAACGTTATCTGCAGAAGTATTGGATCCAGATCCACCTCTCGGACCTCGAAATGGATTATCGTCAAACTACGG TCAAATGGGGATTCCAAAAGCACCACCAAGATTTCCTAGAATTGACTTCGATGATAGGTTGGATGATCTCAACGACGATAAGAAACAACCATGGAAAAAGTGGCAAGAAAGCgtaaaaaaatcttatcaTAAG GCCAAAAGATCCGTTGAAATGACTAGGGATGAAACACAGTTCCTTGAATCTATTCTATCTCGATCGAGAAAAAGCAGAGCTGATAGCCCGTTCAGGCGTCTCGGCACGAGAAGCGGTTTTATTCCCAGCGTTAG GTCACAAGATAGTCTTTCGATGCCTTCGTTAGCTGATCGGTCCCTCTTCGTTTCGTCTTCGATGAGTCGTGTTTTTGCAG GAGGATCGGGGCCATACGCTGCACCAGCAGTCTCATCTTCTCAAGGAAGCGAATCGCAGTATGAGAAGAGAGCGAGAGATGTTGAAGCTAT GTTGTTGAAAACCTCACCTCTTGCTCCCAAACTAATTACCGCGAAAGAGTTCCGCAACGCTCTTGTTCCTGCAGCCGGAACAGCATCAGATCGGGACGACTATGATTTCTCC agaTATTGTCCAAAACCCTACTATTCGCGGCCGAATCGCGATGATCCCGACTATTTTGACTTCGATCTCCAGCATTCCGTAGATTTGTTCAAGCGTCCAGAAGGAAAATACACACCAAGGGG ACCACAAGAATGGGAACAGAAGTTGCTACATGAAGTGAACGCAAAAGGATCAGTTCCAGTATCTGGATACATGTTCACGAAG gggGATCCAGATTGGCGTACTAGTGGATCGTCATATTTGAGTGCAGCCCTACGCACACCAAAGTTCTGGGAGCAAAGATTTGAAAACATGGGAAAGCAAGTGAGAGACAGTAATCCGATAAGTATTGACAGTATCAACAG aaatcggCCAGTAGCAAGTCGATTTACAGAATATGTTGATCCAGACTTTGAAGACTATGAGGATCCAAGACTCGATGATTAG